The proteins below come from a single Diadema setosum chromosome 21, eeDiaSeto1, whole genome shotgun sequence genomic window:
- the LOC140244462 gene encoding uncharacterized protein, protein MEDAKTTAEPTLDAAMTSDEALTFIREVLGVTSPKDKLAFDPVAFLNKMLYSWQENIPYLTVLNIATPRKDRHRPTLLEVKNDIMAKFGGSCYHNNVGCYMVIKALGYQVTLVPADITSTKSAHVLIIVFNLSGVGSKHLADVGMGGWPTFQLIPLDFERESPEYHESFLRYKFVRRDDLILRQHNAESDPAGTKHFKASLKDGWYTHSSIHYNMPVEVSHFDKIMEILHTQVIDDIPILRKLWCIAFPKGRFLSINNTTLLEEQDNGWIKKTYLRSRDEIIGVFKRYFPQFDESTIHAAMEDEFIKLDFKRKEISKTSL, encoded by the coding sequence ATGGAGGATGCTAAAACTACAGCTGAACCGACATTAGATGCGGCGATGACGTCAGATGAAGCATTAACATTCATTCGCGAAGTACTAGGAGTGACGTCACCTAAAGACAAGCTGGCCTTCGATCCAGTCGCCTTCTTaaacaaaatgttgtattcCTGGCAAGAAAATATCCCGTACCTGACAGTTCTCAATATCGCCACGCCCAGGAAGGACAGACATCGTCCCACGTTGCTTGAGGTCAAGAATGACATAATGGCGAAATTTGGAGGCTCTTGCTACCACAACAATGTCGGCTGCTACATGGTGATCAAGGCTCTTGGTTACCAGGTAACCCTTGTACCCGCTGACATCACGAGTACAAAAAGCGCCCACGTGCTCATTATTGTCTTCAACCTATCTGGCGTAGGTAGCAAGCACCTTGCGGATGTGGGCATGGGAGGCTGGCCAACATTCCAGTTGATCCCGCTGGATTTTGAGAGGGAATCCCCCGAGTACCACGAGTCCTTCTTGCGCTACAAGTTTGTACGGCGAGATGATCTCATCTTACGCCAGCACAACGCGGAAAGCGACCCAGCTGGGACCAAACACTTCAAGGCATCCCTGAAGGACGGATGGTATACACATAGCTCCATTCATTACAACATGCCGGTTGAAGTGTCACACTTCGACAAGATAATGGAGATACTTCATACCCAGGTTATTGATGATATACCAATACTCAGAAAGTTGTGGTGTATAGCATTTCCGAAAGGTCGATTTCTTTCGATCAACAACACCACGCTCTTGGAAGAGCAAGATAATGGGTGGATAAAGAAAACCTACCTCAGGTCACGTGATGAGATCATAGGCGTGTTCAAACGCTACTTTCCACAGTTTGATGAAAGCACCATACATGCAGCGATGGAAGATGAGTTTATCAAActtgattttaaaagaaaagaaatttcaaaGACTTCTTTATGA